Proteins found in one Stigmatopora nigra isolate UIUO_SnigA chromosome 15, RoL_Snig_1.1, whole genome shotgun sequence genomic segment:
- the LOC144208665 gene encoding uncharacterized protein LOC144208665 gives MTDSEAECLSLSLASEGGSPLDPGGHPSLALLSSEGPAPTLSSLAAEVAEPLVMLSCVKTEPEDLDDLERLEPVRTVDLSEIQSLSTAELGREQIKMEISGLEYIKAEHQRADLDHQLDPFRHSDDMDYKSHYESGYVFDYISQVSDSLDYIKSDHHVDLQCYYAAELGEPDPVAPLLAAPTHNALESIHMAELRSELNKLRPDSLLLLDGVTKPEGEFPYQAEETKAAAAGSAKGPPPRRPRNMLGEKPFSCTQCGKNFSTLGNLKTHQRIHTGERPYSCAQCGKSFGQAGNLKRHQLIHTGQKPYVCTHCPKGFTKADDLRAHQRLHTGERPFACPVCAKTFGQAKELKAHRLGHAGERPFACQHCGKSFGKEAAYRDHLRTHDEDDDNEDEDDVGDGAQPRPFTCSHCGKTFGNGAVLKTHEKIHSGERPFGCAQCGKSFGRLGHLKAHQHVHTGERPHACARCGKTFSQSGHLKAHQQIHKRERADAR, from the exons ATGACGGATTCGGAGGCCGAGTGTTTGAGCCTGAGTCTGGCCTCGGAGGGCGGTTCGCCCCTAGACCCGGGCGGCCACCCCTCGTTGGCCCTCCTTTCGTCGGAAGGACCCGCCCCCACGCTGAGTTCGCTGGCGGCCGAGGTGGCCGAGCCGTTGGTCATGCTGTCGTGCGTCAAGACGGAGCCCGAAGACCTGGACGACCTGGAGCGACTGGAGCCCGTACGCACCGTGGACTTGTCCGAGATCCAGTCGCTGTCCACTGCCGAACTGGGCCGCGAGCAGATTAAGATGGAGATCAGCGGCCTGGAATACATCAAGGCCGAGCATCAGCGCGCCGACCTGGATCATCAGCTGGACCCCTTCCGCCACTCAGACGACATGGACTACAAGTCACACTACGAGAGCGGCTACGTGTTTGATTACATCTCACAG GTGAGCGACTCGCTGGACTACATCAAGTCGGACCACCACGTGGATCTTCAGTGTTACTACGCGGCGGAGCTGGGCGAGCCGGACCCCGTGGCGCCGTTGTTGGCGGCGCCGACGCACAATGCCTTGGAGTCCATCCACATGGCGGAACTGCGCAGCGAGCTCAACAAGCTGCGACCCGATTCGCTACTCTTGCTGGACGGGGTGACCAAACCCGAAGGCGAATTCCCGTATCAGGCCGAGGAGACCAAGGCGGCGGCCGCGGGCTCGGCTAAAGGTCCGCCGCCGAGGAGGCCGCGCAACATGCTGGGCGAGAAGCCCTTCTCGTGCACGCAGTGCGGCAAAAACTTCAGCACGCTGGGCAACCTGAAGACGCACCAGCGCATCCACACGGGCGAGCGGCCGTACTCGTGCGCGCAGTGCGGCAAGAGTTTCGGCCAGGCGGGCAACCTCAAGCGCCACCAGCTCATCCACACGGGCCAAAAGCCCTACGTGTGCACCCACTGCCCAAAAGGCTTCACCAAGGCCGACGACCTGCGCGCCCACCAGCGGCTGCACACGGGCGAGCGGCCCTTCGCCTGCCCCGTCTGCGCCAAGACCTTTGGCCAGGCCAAGGAGCTCAAGGCGCACCGCCTGGGCCACGCCGGCGAGCGCCCTTTCGCCTGCCAGCACTGCGGCAAGAGCTTCGGCAAGGAGGCGGCGTACCGCGACCACCTCCGCACccacgacgaggacgacgacaaTGAGGACGAAGACGACGTGGGCGACGGCGCGCAGCCACGGCCTTTCACCTGCTCGCACTGCGGCAAGACTTTTGGCAACGGCGCCGTGCTCAAGACCCACGAGAAGATCCACTCGGGCGAGCGGCCCTTTGGCTGCGCCCAGTGCGGAAAAAGCTTCGGGCGCCTCGGACACCTCAAGGCGCATCAGCACGTGCACACCGGCGAGCGCCCGCACGCTTGTGCACGTTGTGGGAAGACCTTCAGCCAGTCGGGCCACCTCAAGGCGCACCAGCAGATTCACAAGCGGGAGCGCGCTGACGCCCGCTAG
- the LOC144208668 gene encoding uncharacterized protein LOC144208668, which produces MNGAVYIPFFQGQLESVLEQVVQLAVQEISSTVGSSLNALLLEAAVHEQENRRLRLRLQAWENRRSHDEPRREGQATAAGDEGPDAGRTKPEEQPEPRGPSGGVTDGRRLEQRARVVEQLKSAMERVVHSALCQLKKMVEASFDDLLLEITQKERERQTLQARLERRRTAPRREARDRPGSPAASDDADTTDGGHAVDGDAPGRKWGRDVWKPGGEISGVRRSGEGPAPPPPTVALALDPLQDPRWTPLEDMDVLSPENDAAPILEPPLSPSGSVGVRSSASMLQRLLTASQLPDDHKRTRDADETPDDVNEDDEEEGEEEEEDEEEDKGKKRKRRKIWSECQDCGRRFSRASLLKAHRQTHDGSDGGSPPRCSHCGKRFSSASRLHAHLRAKHQS; this is translated from the exons ATGAACGGAGCCGTCTACATTCCGTTCTTCCAGGGCCAGCTCGAGTCCGTCCTGGAGCAGGTGGTCCAACTAGCCGTCCAGGAGATCAGCTCGACGGTGGGTTCCAGCCTCAACGCGCTGCTCCTCGAGGCCGCGGTCCACGAGCAGGAGAACCGCCGTCTCCGGCTGCGCCTGCAAGCTTGGGAGAACCGCCGAAGTCACGACGAACCACGCCGAGAAGGCCAGGCGACGGCGGCCGGAGACGAGGGCCCGGATGCGGGTAGAACAAAGCCCGAGGAGCAGCCCGAGCCCCGTGGACCCAGCGGTGGAGTCACCGACGGTCGCCGCTTGGAGCAACGTGCCCGTGTCGTTG AGCAGCTGAAGAGCGCCATGGAGCGGGTGGTGCACTCGGCCTTGTGCCAGCTCAAGAAGATGGTGGAAGCGTCCTTCGATGACCTCCTGCTGGAGATCACTCAGAAAGAGCGCGAGAGACAGACGCTGCAGGCCCGGCTAGAGCGCCGCAGAACCGCCCCACGCAGGGAGGCCCGAGACCGCCCGGGCTCGCCCGCCGCCTCCGATGACGCGGACACCACGGACGGCGGGCACGCCGTCGACGGGGATGCGCCCGGACGCAAGTGGGGCCGAGATGTCTGGAAGCCGGGAGGCGAGATCTCCGGTGTACGGCGCTCCGGCGAGGGACCGGCGCCGCCTCCTCCCACGGTGGCGCTGGCCCTGGACCCTTTGCAGGACCCCCGCTGGACTCCTCTTGAGGACATGGACGTCTTGTCGCCCGAGAACGATGCCGCACCGATTCTCGAACCCCCTCTCAGCCCTTCAG GAAGTGTGGGCGTGCGCTCCTCGGCCTCCATGTTGCAACGCCTGCTGACGGCGTCGCAACTCCCGGACGACCACAAGAGGACACGCGACGCCGACGAGACTCCAGACGACGTCAACGAGGATGacgaggaagagggggaggaggaagaagaggacgaggaggaagacAAAGGGAAAAAG AGGAAACGTCGCAAAATTTGGTCCGAGTGCCAAGATTGCGGCCGGCGGTTCAGTCGCGCCTCGCTGCTCAAAGCTCACCGGCAGACTCACGACGGCTCCGACGGTGGCTCGCCGCCCCGGTGTTCCCACTGCGGCAAGCGCTTTTCTTCGGCCAGTCGCCTCCACGCCCACCTGCGGGCTAAACATCAGTCGTGA
- the stx1b gene encoding syntaxin-1B: MKDRTAELRSAKDSDDDEEVVQVDRDHFMDEFFEQVEEIRGCIEKLSEDVEQVKKQHSAILAAPNPDEKTKQELEDLTADIKKTANKVRSKLKAIEQSIEQEEGLNRSSADLRIRKTQHSTLSRKFVEVMTEYNTTQSKYRDRCKDRIQRQLEITGRTTTNEELEDMLESGKLAIFTDDIKMDSQMTKQALNEIETRHTEIIKLENSIRELHDMFVDMAMLVESQGEMIDRIEYNVEHSVDYVERAVSDTKKAVKYQSQARKKKIMIIICCVILGVVLASTIGGTLGF, from the exons ATGAAGGATCGCACGGCGGAACTGCGGAGC GCTAAGGACAGCGATGATGACGAGGAGGTGGTCCAGGTGGATCGAGACCACTTCATGGATGAATTCTTCGAGcag GTGGAAGAAATCCGCGGCTGCATCGAGAAATTGTCAGAGGACGTGGAACAGGTCAAGAAGCAGCACAGCGCCATCTTGGCGGCGCCCAACCCTGACGAAA AGACCAAACAGGAGTTGGAGGACCTGACGGCCGACATCAAGAAGACCGCCAATAAAGTTCGTTCGAAATTAAAAG CCATCGAGCAGAGCATCGAGCAGGAAGAAGGTCTCAACAGATCCTCGGCCGACCTCAGGATCCGCAAGACGCAG CACTCGACGCTGTCCCGCAAGTTCGTGGAGGTGATGACCGAGTACAACACCACGCAGTCCAAATACCGGGACCGCTGCAAGGACCGCATCCAGAGGCAGCTGGAGATCA CCGGGAGAACCACCACCAACGAGGAGCTGGAAGACATGTTGGAGAGTGGCAAGCTGGCCATCTTCACCGATGAT ATCAAGATGGATTCCCAGATGACCAAACAGGCCCTCAACGAAATCGAGACCCGACACACCGAGATCATCAAGTTGGAGAACAGCATCCGAGAGCTCCACGACATGTTTGTGGACATGGCCATGCTGGTGGAGAGTCAG GGCGAGATGATTGACAGAATCGAGTACAACGTGGAACACTCGGTGGACTACGTGGAGCGAGCCGTGTCCGACACCAAGAAGGCCGTCAAGTATCAGAGCCAAGCCCGCAAG AAAAAGATCATGATCATCATCTGCTGCGTGATCCTGGGCGTTGTCCTGGCGTCCACCATCGGCGGGACTTTGGGCTTCTGA